DNA sequence from the Pedobacter schmidteae genome:
GTTGTGCAGTTGCTCTTCCTACTCCGAAGATGTAGGTAAGCCCGATCTCACCTCTTTTGTTTCTTGGTAAATCTATACCTGATATCCTTGCCATATTTATATTTAGCGATTTTGATTTACGATCTTTCGATTTACGTGTTACACTGTCAAGTAACTACACTCAACAACATAGCTTACACTCGTAAACCTAAAATCTAAAATTTATTATCCTTGACGTTGCTTAAATTTAGGGTTCTTCTTGTTGATAACGAAAAGTTTACCTTTACGACGAATAACCTTACAATCCGCACTACGTTTTTTAATTGATGACCTAACTTTCATTTTTATTTATATCTATAAGTAATCCTGCCCTTTGATAAATCATAAGGCGACATCTCTAATTTAACTTTGTCTCCTGGCAAAATTTTGATGTAATGCATCCTCATTTTTCCAGAAATATGAGCAATTATCTCATGACCATTTTCCAGTTCAACCCGGAACATTGCATTTGATAATGCTTCTCTTATTACACCGTCTTGTTCAATTGAGGCTTGTTTAGCCATATAATATTGATTTTTACTTAATTAGCTACTATTAAACAGGGATGCAAAATTAAATAAAAAAAATTAATAATTTACTTTTTTTTATTTAAAACTTCTTCAATGTATGAAAAGGTTGACAAAACATCTGCATTCCCTCTCTTTACTGCCACAGTATGTTCAAAATGAGCTGATGGCTTGTTATCCTTGCTGGTAACAGTCCAACCATCAGACCAAAATTTAACACCGGCAGTTCCCGCATTGATCATTGGTTCAATAGCGATCACCATTCCTTCCTCAAGCTTCATCCCCGTCCCCCTTTTACCATAATTCGGCACCTCGGGCTTTTCATGCAGTTTCACCCCAACACCATGCCCTACCAATTCTCTCACCACTCCGAATCCATTCGATTCCGCATAAGCTTGAACAGCATAGCCCACATCACCTATTCTTGAACCAACAACAGCTTTTTCTATTGCAAGCTTCAGACATTCTTGTGTGACTTCTACCAGTTTCTTCTGTTCTGCGCTAATCTCTCCTATTGAAAAAGTATAAGCTGAATCACCGAAAAAATCATTTTTTATGACACCACAATCAACAGAAATCAAATCTCCTTCTTTAATCACATAATCACCAGGGAATCCATGAACAACCTGCTCATTAGGTGAAATACACAAGGAATAAGGAAACCCGTTGTAGTTTAAAAAAGCCGGGATAGCCCCATTATCTCTTATAAAAGTTTCAGCCAGATCATTCAACTGCTTTGTGGTTAACCCAGGTCCGATAACTTTAGCCACTTCTGCTAAAGTCTTCGACACTAACAGAGAGCTCTCCCTGATCAGTTCTATCTCTTCTGCTGACTTATAATAGATCTTAGACATTCTAGCTATTAAATCACAGCATTACTACCGCTCGCAGCAGGAATCCCCGTACGACCTGTAACTCTACCAGTCTTCATCAATCCATCATAATGACGCATCAACAAATAACTCTCAATTTGCTGTAATGTATCTAAAACAACACCAACTAAAATTAACAATGATGTACCGCCATAAAAGTGAGCGAACTCTGATTTAATTCCAAATTTCACTGCAATAGAAGGAAGAATTGCTATAATAGCTAAGAAAATTGCTCCTGGAAACGTGATTTTAGAAATCACATCATCAATAAACGATGAGGTTGACAATCCCGGCTTAATACCCGGAATAAATCCTCCATTCTTCTTCATATCATCAGACATCTGGGTTGGATTTACTGTTATCGCCGTATAGAAGAATGTAAATGCAATAATCAAAAATGCAAATGTCAAACTATAAGCCAATGAAGTATAATCACTGAATTGAATCAACCAGGTATTTTGTAACGAAGGGAAGAAACCTGTTAAGGTCGCTGGGATAAACATCAAAGCCTGGGCAAAAATGATCGGCATTACACCGGCAGCATTCACTTTTAAAGGAATATATTGTCTTACTCCTCCAAATTGTCTGTTACCAACAATGCGTTTTGCATATTGTACAGGAACTTTTCTTACCCCTTGAACAATCATGATGGTAAACATCACCACTGCAAATAAGGCTACAATTTCTAATACAAGCGCGATTGCTCCACCACCTTCGCCAACAACTCTTGAGCTTACTTCCTGATATAAAGCAATAGGTAAACGGGCTATGATACCAACCATAATGATCAGTGAAATACCGTTACCAATACCTTTATCTGTAATCTTCTCACCAAGCCACATTACAAATAATGTACCCGCTGATAAAACAAAAGTTGCCAATACAAAAAACAAAGTATGGTCTATGATAATAGCCTCAGCAGGAACCTGTGTTTTAACATAGCCAATGGCCTGAACAGCCGTTATAGCTACAGTTAAATAACGTGTAATCTGATTAAGTTTCTTTCTTCCGCTTTCACCCTCCTTCTGCATCTTTTGAAAAGAAGGAACGGCAATACCTAATAGCTGAACTACAATAGAGGCAGAAATATAAGGCATAACACCCAAGGCCAATATAGATACCCGCGAGAATGATCCCCCCGCAAACATATCCAACAGACCTAAAATGCCTGACTTTGTATTATCGCCTAAAAGTGTTGCGTCCACACCTGGTAAAACCGCGTGTGATACAAACCTATAAACTAAAAGAATCATGAGCGTATATAATATACGCTCTTTCAATTCTTGAATTTTCCAAATATTACTTAAAGTAGTAAACAGCTTCTTCATTAATTACAATTTTTCGATTGAGCCTCCAACAGCCTCAATAGCTTTTTGTGCGGTTGCAGAAAAAGCATGTGCTTTAACTTCTATCTTAGATTTAACTTCACCACGACCTAAAATTTTAACTAAGTCGTTTTTAGATGCTAAACCATGCTGTTGCAAGATAGCAAAATCTATGCTTGTTAAATTAAATTTCTCGGCCAGACCTTGTAATACGTCTAAGTTTACACCTACGTATTCAACACGGTTAATAGGTTTGAAACCTACTTTAGGCACACGGCGCTGTAATGGCATCTGACCACCTTCAAATCCGATCTTAGTCGAATGTCCAGAACGTGATCCTGCACCTTTATGTCCACGAGTGGAAGTACCGCCACGACCAGAACCGGTACCACGACCAATTCTCTTACTGTTTTTAGTTGAACCTGCTGCAGGTTTTAAATTACTTAAGTTCATTTCTTGAAACTTATTGTGTTGCCCTTCGCTTTCACTAATCAGGGACAACGGTTAAACAATATACAAAGGTTGCAAATGTAGTTATATTAACCACATTTACAACCTTTAAATAATTTATATGCTCTCTATTGCAATTAAGTGATTCACTTTTCTAACCATTCCGATGATGGCAGCAGTGGCTTCAACTTCTACGCTTTGGTTCATTTTAGTTAAACCTAAAGCCTGCATTGTTCTTTTTTGGCGTTCGCTTCTGTCGATAATGCTTTTTACCTGGGTTATTTTGATCTTAGCCATAATATTATCCGTTAAAAACTTTATTTAAATCAACACCACGTTGCTGTGCAACTGTGTAAGCATCACGCATTTTAGTTAAAGCATCTACAGTTGCTTTTACCACGTTGTGAGGATTTGATGAACCTTTAGACTTTGCCAGTACGTTATGTACACCAGCACTCTCTAATACAGCACGCATCGCACCACCTGCAATTACACCCGTACCTACTGCAGCTGGCTTGATTAACACAAAACCACCTGAGAATTTACCGATTTGCTCATGAGGAACAGTACCGTTTAATAGAGGAACTTTTACCAAATTCTTTTTTGCGTCATCAACGCCTTTAGCAATTGCTTCTGTTACCTCTTTCGCTTTACCTAATCCGTAACCAACGATTCCGTTTTCATCTCCAACAACCACGATGGCTGAGAAGCTGAACGTACGACCACCTTTAGTTACTTTGGCAACACGTTGTATGCTAACTAAACGATCTTTTAATTCGATCTCGCTAGTCTTAACTCTTTTTATATTGATAGTTGACATTCTTATCTAATTTTCAGATTAAAATTCTAAACCAGCTTCGCGGGCACCTTCTGCCAACGATTTAACGCGACCATGATACAAATAGCCATTTCTATCGAAAACTACTTGTTTAATACCTGCCGCGATTGCTTTTTCAGCTACTAATTTACCTACAGCTACTGATTGCTCAGATTTATTGCCTGTACCTGAAAAATCTTTAGATAAAGATGAAGCTGATACAATTGTATTACCGGTTACGTCGTTAATAATTTGAGCATAAATCCCTTTATTGCTTCTATAAACCGATAAACGTGGACGGCTTTCAGAACCTGCTAATTTTTTTCTGATGCCTTTTTTTATACGATCTCTACGAGATAATTTTTTCCCTGCCATGATGATTATTTTTTAGAAGCTGATTTACCTGCTTTTCTTCTTAACACTTCTCCAACAAACTTGATACCTTTACCTTTGTATGGTTCTGGTGCACGTAACGAACGGATTTTCGCTGCTACTTGTCCTATCAATTGTTTGTCAATACTTTCTAAAATGATTTTAGGAGTCTGACCTTTTTCCGAGGTTGTAGTCACCTTAATTTCTTCCGGTAATTGGAAAACATAGTGGTGAGAATAACCTAAAACAAGATCCAAAGTATTTCCCTGGTTAGTAGCGCGGTAACCCACACCTACTAATTCTTGTTCAACTTTATAACCTTCTGTTACACCAACAACCATATTATTGATCAAAGCACGGTATAAGCCGTGTAATGCTTTGTGTCTTTTTTGTTCTGATGGACGTTGTACGGTTAATACGCCGTCTTCCTGACTAACAGTGATATCTGAATCTACTGCTTGAGTTAATTCTCCTTTAGGTCCTTTAACAGTTACAACATTATCCTTAGATACAGTAACAGTAACACCTGCAGGTACATTAATTGGGGCTTTTCCTACTCTTGACATTTTGCTATCCTCCTTTAATTAATAAACGTGACACAAAACTTCGCCACCAATGTTTAGTTTCGCAGCTTCTTTATCAGTCATAACACCCTTAGATGTAGATAAAATTGCGATACCTAAACCATTTAATACTCTTGGCATATTCTCTACGCCGGCATATTGCCTTAAACCTGGTTTGCTAATACGTGTTAACGTGCGGATTGCAGGGATTTTAGTGATAGCATTGTATTTTAACGCTATTTTAATAATACCCTGAGTTGTAGTATCCTCAAATTTGTAGTTAGCAATGTAACCTTTGTCAAAAAGTACTTTAGTGATTTCCTTTTTCAGGTTTGATGCAGGAATCTCTACAATTCTGTGATTTGCCTTGATGGCATTTCTTACCCTTGTAAGATAATCTGCTATTGGATCTGTATTCATTTTTATATAATTGTGATAGTGGTTTCCTTTCCGACCCATTCGGAACGACCTGCCATCGGTTAATTTTTTATTTACGCATTAGGGACTTAAACCCTAAACATAAGTAAGCTGGTAATTACCAGCTTGCTTTTCTTACTCCAGGAATCTTTCCTGCTAAAGCCATATCGCGGAACAATACCCTTGATATACCGAAAGTACGCATATATCCACGAGGACGACCTGTTAACTTGCAACGGTTGTGCAAACGTACAGCCGATGAGTTTTTTGGTAACTTATCTAATCCTTCGTAATCACCTGCAGCTTTAAGTTCTGCACGTTTCTCAGCATACTTAGCAACCAATCTTTGGCGCTTAATTTCGCGAGCTTTTACACCTTCTTTTGCCATTATTGCTCTGTTTTTTGGTTTTTAAATGGTAATCCAAATTGCTTTAAAAGTTCCAATGCTTCAACATCAGTAGTAGCAGAGGTTACAAAGGTAATATCCATACCCAAAATCTTATTGATTTTATCGATGTTGATCTCAGGGAAGATGATCTGCTCAGTCACACCTAAAGTGTAATTTCCTTTTCCATCAAAACCTTTATCGTTAATACCTTTGAAATCACGGATACGTGGCAAAGCTACGGAAATTAAACGATCTAAAAACTCATACATGTTATTGTCACGTAAAGTTACACGTACACCTACCGGCATACCTTTACGCAATTTAAAGTTTGATATATCTTTTTTAGATTTCGCTCCAACTGCTTGCTGACCAGCGATTGTAGTCATCTCTAAAATAGAGCTGTCCATAATCTTTTTGTCAGTTACAGAGAAACGACCAACCCCTTGGTTGATAGAGATTTTCTCCAACTTAGGAACCTGCATAACGCTTTTGTAATTGAACTTATCTTTAAGTGCAGTTACAATTTCCTCTTTATATTTACTTTTTAATCTTGGTACGTAAGCCATTATTTGATCTCCTCTCCTGATTTTTTAGATACCCTAACTAATTTCCCATCAGCATTAAGCTTTCTGCCAACGCGCGTAGTTGCACCTGTTTTAGGATCAATCAGCGCTACGTTAGAAATATGAAGAGCAGCTTCTTTTTTAATGATACCACCATTAGGGGTAGCAGCATTTGGTTTTGTATGTTTTGATACAAGGTTAACACCTTCTACAAGTACCCTGCTTTTAGAAATTAATACTGAAAGCACAGTACCTTGTTGGCCCTTTGAATCGCCTGCTATAACCTTTACTAAATCTCCTTTACGGATTTTTACTTTTGGTGTAGTTACTTTATTTTTCATTTTATAATACCTCCGGTGCTAATGATACAATTTTCATGAATTGTTTTTCACGCAGTTCTCTTGCTACCGGGCCAAAAATACGTGTACCGCGTGGCTCATCTTGTGCATTTAATAATACTGCTGCATTGTCGTCGAAACGGATGTAAGAACCATCTTTACGTCTAATCTCTTTCTTAGTTCTTACAACAACTGCTTTAGAAACTGTTCCTTTCTTGATGTTTCCAGAAGGTAATGCACTTTTAACGGTAACAACGATTTTGTCACCAATAGAAGCATATCTCTTTCCAGTACCACCAAGTACACGGATAACCAATACTTCTTTTGCGCCGCTATTATCGGCTACGTTTAATCTTGATTCCTGTTGTACCATGTTATTTAGCCCTTTCTAAAATTTCCACTAATCTCCAGTTCTTGTTTTTACTCAGCGGACGAGTCTCCATGATCAGTACTGTATCACCAATACCGCAATCGTTTTTCTCGTCATGAGCCATAAATTTGGTAGTTTTCTTAACAAACTTACCATAGATCGGGTGTTTCACTTTACGTTCTACCGCTACAACAATAGACTTATCCATCTTGTTGCTTACCACCAACCCGGTTCTTGTTTTTCTTAATTGTCTTTCCATTTCGACTCTAAAGTTATTTAGTTTCAGTAGCAGACTGAGCTTTACGCTTAGTCACTTCAGTATTTAATCGGGCAATATTTCTCCTAACCTTGCTAATGCGGCTTGGGTTCTCTATAGCCGAAATTGTATGCGCAAACTTTAACTTTACTAAGTTTTCTGTCTCTTCTGCAATCCTGGCTACTAGCTCTTCTTGTGAAAGCCCTGTAATTTCTGAGTTCTTCATTTTATTAATTTTTATTTTGCGGGTCCAGAGGTTGTAATAACAAGTTACTTACAACATTCAACCCTACACTAATTATGCTTCTACGTAATCTCTACGTACTACAAATTTTGTTTGGATCGGTAATTTCTGAGCGGCTAAACGCATAGCTTCTTTAGCAACTTCTAAAGGAACTCCTTCTGCTTCGAAAATGATGCGTCCAGGTCTAACTACGGCTACCCAGTATTCAGGAGCACCTTTACCTTTACCCATACGTACCTCAGCTGGTTTTTTAGTTACCGGTTTGTCCGGGAATATTCTAATCCATACCTGGCCTTCACGTTTCATGAAACGAGTTACGGCGATACGGGCGGCCTCTATCTGGCGACTGGTAATCCAGGTCGACTCTAGAGATTTGATCCCGAAAGATCCGAATGACAATTCAGCACCACGAGTTGCTAAACCTTTCATTCTGCCCTTTTGCATCTTTCTGAACTTCGTTCTTTTTGGCTGTAACATTTTATTCTAATATTATCGTTAAACGATCTGTTAACTAATTATTTACGAGGACCTCTGTTTTGAGAATTTCCACCTCTATTATCTCTTCCTGCACCAGGACCGCCTTGACCAGGGCCTCTTCCGCCACGATTACCACCACGGTTATCGTTTCTTCTGTCGCCACCGCCACGGTTATCTCTGTCTCTGCCACCAAAAGCACCTTCTGGTCTGCCACCTTTGCCTGGAGCATTGCTCGTTGCGCCGATGTTTGGAGAAAGGTCACGTTTACCGTAAACTTCACCTTTACAGATCCATACTTTAACACCTATTTTACCATAAGTAGTCAAAGCCTCTGCCAATGCATAGTCAATGTCTGCACGGAAAGTATGCAAAGGAATTCTTCCTTCTTTATACTGTTCGCTACGAGCCATCTCAGCACCACCTAAACGACCAGAGGTCATAATTTTGATACCTTCAGCACCCATACGCATAGTTGATGCGATTGTAGATTTCATTGCTCTACGGAATGAGATCCTTGCTTCTAATTGTTTTGCAACACCTTCTGCTACTAATTGTGCATCAAGTTCAGGGCGTTTAATCTCAAAAATGTTGATTTGAATTTCCTTTTTAGTCAATTTCTTCAACTCTTCTTTGATTTTGTCAACTTCCTGACCTGCTTTACCAATCACAATACCCGGACGAGCTGTGTGAATTGTTACCGTAATACGTTTTAACGTACGCTCGATAACCACTTTAGCTACACCGCCTTTTGCGATACGTGCAGAAAGGTATTTTCTTATTTTTTCGTCCTCAACTAATTTATCAGCATAGTTGTTGCCACCGAACCAGTTAGAATCCCAACCTTTGATGATTCCTAACCTGTTACCTATTGGATGTGCTTTTTGTCCCATTTCTGTTAATTAGTTTGAGTTTCAACGTTTTTACTATCTACTACCAAAGTTACATGGTTTGAACGCTTACGTATTCTGTAACCACGTCCTTGAGGAGCTGGTCTTAATCTTTTTAACTGACGACCACCGCCTACCATTATCGTTTTCACGTATAACTGGCTTTCTTCAGGGCGAGAACCTTCATTTTTCGTCTCCCAGTTTTTGATAGCTGATAATAATAGTTTCTCAACTCTTACTGCCGCATCTTTATTGGTAAACTTTAAAATATGTAAAGCTTTCTCAACACGCTCACCTCTGATAAGATCTACAACCAAACGCATTTTACGTGGTGAGGTTGGACAATTGTTTAATTTCGCTACTGCTTCCATCTCTTAATTATTTTTTCTTTTCAGAGTGACCCCTAAATGTTCTGGTTGGAGCAAACTCTCCCAGCTTGTGACCAACCATGTTTTCTGTTACGTATACCGGTATAAATTTGTTACCGTTGTGTACTGCAAATGTATGACCCACAAAATCTGGTGAGATCATTGATCTGCGAGACCAAGTTTTAATGACAGACTTTTTGCCTGAATCATTCATAGAGACTACTTTCTTCTCTACGTTATGGTCAATATAAGGTCCTTTTTTAATCGAACGAGCCATTATTTCTTCCTTTTCTCTATGATGAAACGATTTGAGTATTTTTTAAGTTGACGGGTTTTATATCCTTTAGCATAAACACCGTTCCTTGACCGAGGCTGACCTCCTGATGAGCGACCCTCACCACCACCCATAGGGTGATCTACCGGGTTCATCGCTACCGGACGTGTTCTCGGACGACGGCCTAACCAACGGCTACGACCAGCTTTACCTAACACCTCATTTGCATGATCTGAATTGGAAACAGCTCCGATTGTTGCTAAACAAGTAACTAAGATTGATCTTACTTCACCTGAAGGCATTTTCAATGTTGCATATTTACCATCACGAGCAGCCAACTGTGCGTAAGCACCAGCGCTACGCGCCAACTGAGCACCACGACCTGGATGAATCTCCACGTTGTGAATAATAGATCCCAAAGGAATATTGCTCAATTTCAATGTATTTCCCACTTCTGGAGTTGCAGTATCGCCCGACACTACTTTTTGCCCAACTTGCAATCCTTCCGGTGCAATAATATAACGCTTCTCGCCATCTGCATAATGTAACAATGCAATACGCGCGGTACGGTTTGGATCGTACTCAACAGTAGCTACTGTTGCAGGAATATCAAATTTCTCACGTTTAAAATCAATTAAACGATAAGACTTTTTGTGACCACCACCGATATAGCGCATAGTCATCTTTCCTGTATTGTTACGTCCTCCCGATTTCTTAGAAGATACAACCAATGATTTTTCGGGCTTGGTTGCTGTAATCTCCGTAAAACTGGCACCTACTCTAAAGCGGGTTCCCGGAGTAACTGGTTTAAATTTTCTTAAGCCCATAGTTTATAAATAATTCAATTCTTATTAAATATTCGAGTAATAATCAATCGTCTCTCCTGCTGCCAGGGTTACAATCGCTTTCTTGTATTTCGGGCTACGTCCCGTAACTAATCCACCTTTAGTGTTTCTGGACTTAACTTTACCACTTACAACCATTGTATTAATGGCCAAAATGCTAACGCCGTACATTTTCTCTATGGCTTGCTTAATCTGCAATTTATTTGCTTTGTGTTCTACTTTAAAAGTAAAGCGGTTAGACTTCTCTGTTAATGCAGAAGCTTTTTCTGTTAATATTGGTTTCTTTAAAAATTCCATATTACTTGGCAAATGCCTCCTCCAATGTTTTAACAGAATCTGCAGTTAACAAAAGCTTGCCACAGTTTAATACATCATAAGTATTTAACTGATCTGCAGTAATCACTTTCACTTTCTGAATGTTTCTGCTTGATAAATAGATATTGTTATTTTGTGAAGGTAAAACCAACAATGTCTTTTCGTTAGCCAGATTTAATGCACTAACCAAATTGATATAGTTTTTAGTTTTGATCGTATCAAAAGTAAAATCTTCTAAAACCACAACATTATTGTCTTGTGCTTTATAAGATAAAGCAGACTTACGTGCTAATGATTTTAATTTTTTGTTCAATTTGAAGCTATAGTCACGTGGCTGAGGACCGAATACACGACCACCACCATTGAACAATGGAGATTTAATACTTCCGGCGCGAGCACCACCAGTACCTTTTTGTTTATATAATTTACGGGTTGAACCAGCAATCTCATTACGTTGTTTAGACTTGTGCGTTCCCTGACGTTGGTTAGCCAGATACTGCTTAACATCTAAATAAATTGCGTGGTCAACAGGCGTTATGCCAAATACCGACTCAGGAAGTTGCACCTTGGCACCTGTCTCTTTTCCTGAAATGTTTAATACTTTAACTTCCATCTGCTTACTTATCTAAGATTACGTAAGAACCCTTAGCTCCTGGTACGGAACCACTAACTACAACCAGATTTTGATCAGCATAAACTTTCAAAACCTGTAAGTTTTGAATCTTTACTCTGTCTCCACCCATTCTACCCGCCATACGCATACCTTTAAATACACGAGAAGGATACGAAGCAGCACCCAACGAACCCGGAGCACGCATCCTGTTGTGCTGTCCGTGAGTCTGTCCACCAACACCACCGAAACCATGACGTTTTACAACACCCTGGAAACCTTTACCTTTTGACGTACCAACCACATCCACAAAATCTCCTTCGTTAAAAATGCTAACCGTAACAGTATCGCCTAAATTAAGCGACTCTTCAAACGGATCAAATTCAACCAATTTACGTTTTGGGGTGGTGTTTGCTTTCGCAAAGTGGCCTTT
Encoded proteins:
- the rpmD gene encoding 50S ribosomal protein L30, encoding MAKIKITQVKSIIDRSERQKRTMQALGLTKMNQSVEVEATAAIIGMVRKVNHLIAIESI
- the rplX gene encoding 50S ribosomal protein L24, whose amino-acid sequence is MKNKVTTPKVKIRKGDLVKVIAGDSKGQQGTVLSVLISKSRVLVEGVNLVSKHTKPNAATPNGGIIKKEAALHISNVALIDPKTGATTRVGRKLNADGKLVRVSKKSGEEIK
- the rplF gene encoding 50S ribosomal protein L6, whose protein sequence is MSRVGKAPINVPAGVTVTVSKDNVVTVKGPKGELTQAVDSDITVSQEDGVLTVQRPSEQKRHKALHGLYRALINNMVVGVTEGYKVEQELVGVGYRATNQGNTLDLVLGYSHHYVFQLPEEIKVTTTSEKGQTPKIILESIDKQLIGQVAAKIRSLRAPEPYKGKGIKFVGEVLRRKAGKSASKK
- the rplR gene encoding 50S ribosomal protein L18 — translated: MAGKKLSRRDRIKKGIRKKLAGSESRPRLSVYRSNKGIYAQIINDVTGNTIVSASSLSKDFSGTGNKSEQSVAVGKLVAEKAIAAGIKQVVFDRNGYLYHGRVKSLAEGAREAGLEF
- the rplN gene encoding 50S ribosomal protein L14 — protein: MVQQESRLNVADNSGAKEVLVIRVLGGTGKRYASIGDKIVVTVKSALPSGNIKKGTVSKAVVVRTKKEIRRKDGSYIRFDDNAAVLLNAQDEPRGTRIFGPVARELREKQFMKIVSLAPEVL
- the rplP gene encoding 50S ribosomal protein L16, with product MLQPKRTKFRKMQKGRMKGLATRGAELSFGSFGIKSLESTWITSRQIEAARIAVTRFMKREGQVWIRIFPDKPVTKKPAEVRMGKGKGAPEYWVAVVRPGRIIFEAEGVPLEVAKEAMRLAAQKLPIQTKFVVRRDYVEA
- the rpsQ gene encoding 30S ribosomal protein S17 is translated as MERQLRKTRTGLVVSNKMDKSIVVAVERKVKHPIYGKFVKKTTKFMAHDEKNDCGIGDTVLIMETRPLSKNKNWRLVEILERAK
- the rplE gene encoding 50S ribosomal protein L5, which encodes MAYVPRLKSKYKEEIVTALKDKFNYKSVMQVPKLEKISINQGVGRFSVTDKKIMDSSILEMTTIAGQQAVGAKSKKDISNFKLRKGMPVGVRVTLRDNNMYEFLDRLISVALPRIRDFKGINDKGFDGKGNYTLGVTEQIIFPEINIDKINKILGMDITFVTSATTDVEALELLKQFGLPFKNQKTEQ
- the rpsC gene encoding 30S ribosomal protein S3; this translates as MGQKAHPIGNRLGIIKGWDSNWFGGNNYADKLVEDEKIRKYLSARIAKGGVAKVVIERTLKRITVTIHTARPGIVIGKAGQEVDKIKEELKKLTKKEIQINIFEIKRPELDAQLVAEGVAKQLEARISFRRAMKSTIASTMRMGAEGIKIMTSGRLGGAEMARSEQYKEGRIPLHTFRADIDYALAEALTTYGKIGVKVWICKGEVYGKRDLSPNIGATSNAPGKGGRPEGAFGGRDRDNRGGGDRRNDNRGGNRGGRGPGQGGPGAGRDNRGGNSQNRGPRK
- the secY gene encoding preprotein translocase subunit SecY produces the protein MKKLFTTLSNIWKIQELKERILYTLMILLVYRFVSHAVLPGVDATLLGDNTKSGILGLLDMFAGGSFSRVSILALGVMPYISASIVVQLLGIAVPSFQKMQKEGESGRKKLNQITRYLTVAITAVQAIGYVKTQVPAEAIIIDHTLFFVLATFVLSAGTLFVMWLGEKITDKGIGNGISLIIMVGIIARLPIALYQEVSSRVVGEGGGAIALVLEIVALFAVVMFTIMIVQGVRKVPVQYAKRIVGNRQFGGVRQYIPLKVNAAGVMPIIFAQALMFIPATLTGFFPSLQNTWLIQFSDYTSLAYSLTFAFLIIAFTFFYTAITVNPTQMSDDMKKNGGFIPGIKPGLSTSSFIDDVISKITFPGAIFLAIIAILPSIAVKFGIKSEFAHFYGGTSLLILVGVVLDTLQQIESYLLMRHYDGLMKTGRVTGRTGIPAASGSNAVI
- the rpsH gene encoding 30S ribosomal protein S8 — its product is MNTDPIADYLTRVRNAIKANHRIVEIPASNLKKEITKVLFDKGYIANYKFEDTTTQGIIKIALKYNAITKIPAIRTLTRISKPGLRQYAGVENMPRVLNGLGIAILSTSKGVMTDKEAAKLNIGGEVLCHVY
- the ykgO gene encoding type B 50S ribosomal protein L36, yielding MKVRSSIKKRSADCKVIRRKGKLFVINKKNPKFKQRQG
- the rplO gene encoding 50S ribosomal protein L15 encodes the protein MNLSNLKPAAGSTKNSKRIGRGTGSGRGGTSTRGHKGAGSRSGHSTKIGFEGGQMPLQRRVPKVGFKPINRVEYVGVNLDVLQGLAEKFNLTSIDFAILQQHGLASKNDLVKILGRGEVKSKIEVKAHAFSATAQKAIEAVGGSIEKL
- the rpsN gene encoding 30S ribosomal protein S14, producing MAKEGVKAREIKRQRLVAKYAEKRAELKAAGDYEGLDKLPKNSSAVRLHNRCKLTGRPRGYMRTFGISRVLFRDMALAGKIPGVRKASW
- the rpmC gene encoding 50S ribosomal protein L29, with product MKNSEITGLSQEELVARIAEETENLVKLKFAHTISAIENPSRISKVRRNIARLNTEVTKRKAQSATETK
- the rpsS gene encoding 30S ribosomal protein S19 is translated as MARSIKKGPYIDHNVEKKVVSMNDSGKKSVIKTWSRRSMISPDFVGHTFAVHNGNKFIPVYVTENMVGHKLGEFAPTRTFRGHSEKKK
- the rpsE gene encoding 30S ribosomal protein S5 codes for the protein MSTINIKRVKTSEIELKDRLVSIQRVAKVTKGGRTFSFSAIVVVGDENGIVGYGLGKAKEVTEAIAKGVDDAKKNLVKVPLLNGTVPHEQIGKFSGGFVLIKPAAVGTGVIAGGAMRAVLESAGVHNVLAKSKGSSNPHNVVKATVDALTKMRDAYTVAQQRGVDLNKVFNG
- the map gene encoding type I methionyl aminopeptidase, with translation MSKIYYKSAEEIELIRESSLLVSKTLAEVAKVIGPGLTTKQLNDLAETFIRDNGAIPAFLNYNGFPYSLCISPNEQVVHGFPGDYVIKEGDLISVDCGVIKNDFFGDSAYTFSIGEISAEQKKLVEVTQECLKLAIEKAVVGSRIGDVGYAVQAYAESNGFGVVRELVGHGVGVKLHEKPEVPNYGKRGTGMKLEEGMVIAIEPMINAGTAGVKFWSDGWTVTSKDNKPSAHFEHTVAVKRGNADVLSTFSYIEEVLNKKK
- the infA gene encoding translation initiation factor IF-1, with amino-acid sequence MAKQASIEQDGVIREALSNAMFRVELENGHEIIAHISGKMRMHYIKILPGDKVKLEMSPYDLSKGRITYRYK
- the rplV gene encoding 50S ribosomal protein L22; translated protein: MEAVAKLNNCPTSPRKMRLVVDLIRGERVEKALHILKFTNKDAAVRVEKLLLSAIKNWETKNEGSRPEESQLYVKTIMVGGGRQLKRLRPAPQGRGYRIRKRSNHVTLVVDSKNVETQTN